A region from the Benincasa hispida cultivar B227 chromosome 12, ASM972705v1, whole genome shotgun sequence genome encodes:
- the LOC120067614 gene encoding LOW QUALITY PROTEIN: uncharacterized protein LOC120067614 (The sequence of the model RefSeq protein was modified relative to this genomic sequence to represent the inferred CDS: inserted 1 base in 1 codon), protein MANQQRTLSQGSVQVNAVTHVAAMNCVQCGEGHPVEVCPWNQQPIYFVYDESFDNIYNVGYNQIAIATEDQDKTTFTCPFGTFAFQRMPFGLCNAPGTFQRCMMAIFSDYLEESVEVFMDDFSVFDNNYDYCLSNLEKVLKRCMAMNLILNWEKCHFKVEEGIVLRHIGFYRRFFHNFSQIVRPLSSLLQADQEYNFDDACTKAFNTLKDALISAPILIVPDWTQPFTLTCNVSGYAVGVVLSQRKDKVLHPIYYASKTLNDAQENYTTTEKEMLAVVFALEKFQQYLIETTVVVYTDHSAIKYLMTKKDEKPRLIRWVLLLQEFDXEINDRKGTENQVADHLSRLENCEVLGREKDIEERFPDELLMVVGINVPWYADIVNFIDVWGIDFMGPFPPSEGHHYILVAVDYLSKWVEAITCAKNDAATVAKFLKKNIFARYGMPWALICDEGSHFINCIIANLLTKFNASHRVATAYHPQTNRQVKISNREIKTILEKDWSPKLDEVLWAYRTAYKTPIGMSSYALVFGKACHLLLKLKHKAMWACKKLKIDLASEGKVRKLLLNQLVEWRRDAYENSKIYKEKTKKWHEDHINDRTFIEDQ, encoded by the exons ATGGCTAACCAACAGAGAACTCTCTCTCAAGGATCAGTGCAAGTTAATGCGGTGACTCACGTGGCTGCAATGAATTGCGTCCAATGTGGAGAGGGACATCCAGTAGAAgtctgcccatggaatcaacaacccaTATATTTTGTTTACGATGAATCATTTGACAACATCTACAACGTtg ggtataaccaaatagcaattgcgACGGAGGACCAAGACAAGACTACCTTTAcatgcccatttggtacgttcgcattccaacgcatgccatttggactctgcaatgcaccaggaacttttcaacgatgcatgatggcaatattttcagattacttggaggagtcagttgaggtattcatggatgatttctcagtcttcGACAATAACTATGACTACTGTTTGTCTAACCTTGAGAAGGTTTTGAAGAGATGCATGGCAATGAATCTTattttgaactgggaaaaatgccactttaagGTGGAAGAAGGTATAGTTCTAA GACACAttgggttttatagaagattttttcacaacttctcccagatcgtAAGGCCCCTGAGTTCACTCCTTCAAGCTGACCAAGAATATAACTTTGATGATGCGTGcaccaaagcattcaacacattgaaagatgcgctTATCTCCGCACCCATTTTGATTGTGCCAGATTGGACCCAACCATTTACGTTGACGTGCAATGTTAGTGGATATGCTGTGGGCGTAGTTTTAAGTCAGCGCAAGGataaggtattgcatcctatttattatgcaagtaaaacattgaatgatgcaCAGGAAAACTATACAACCACAGAAAAGGAAATGCTtgcagtggtatttgcactggagaaattccAACAATACTTAATCGAAACAACCGTTGTGGTGTATACGGATCACTctgcaatcaaatatttgatgacaaagaaggatgaaAAACCTAGGcttatacggtgggtgttgctaCTGCAAGAATTTG CAGAGATTAATGACCGGAAGGGTaccgagaaccaagttgcggatcatttgtcaagattggagaattgTGAGGTTCTAGgtagagaaaaagatattgaagaaagattccccgatgagctaCTGATGGTAGTGggcattaatgttccctggtatgcggacattgtgAACTTCATC gatgtttggggaattgacttcatgggcccgtttccaccatcagaaggtcatcactatatcctggttgcggttgattatctatcaaaatgggttgaggctatcacatgtgccaagaatgatgcggccacagtggcaaagtttctgaagaagaacatttttgctcgatatgggatgCCATGGGCCTTAATCtgcgatgagggctctcactttatcaactgcataattgccaacctgttgactaaatttaacgccagccatcgagttgcaaccgcttatcacccacagactaatagACAGGTAAagatttctaacagagagatcaaaaccatcttggagaag gattggtcacccaagcttgatgaagtactgtgggcatacaggactgcctataaaacaccaattggcatgtcctcgtatgccctggtctttggaaaGGCTTGTCATCTACTGCTCAAATTAAAACATAAGGCAATGTGGGCATGTAAGAAGCTGAAGATTGATTTAGCAAGTGAGGGGAAAGTCCGGAAGCTGCTATTAAATCAGCTAgtcgaatggcgaagggacgCTTATGAAAAttccaagatctataaggagaaaaccaagaagtggcatgaaGACCACATAAACGATCGGACATTCATCGAAGATCAAtag